One genomic window of Fusarium fujikuroi IMI 58289 draft genome, chromosome FFUJ_chr01 includes the following:
- a CDS encoding probable cystathionine gamma-lyase, protein MSAAPLNSDPVATPPRPPSPVHSFGTLAVHAGAPHDPATGAVIESISLSTTFAQSAVGKPVGEYEYSRSSNPNRTNFETAVAALEHAKYALAFSSGSATTATILQSLAAGSHVISVSDVYGGTHRYFTQVAKAHGVKVTFTPEIEVDISEHITPDTRLIWIESPSNPTLRLVDVRAVVSEAHKHGVLVVVDNTFLSPYVQNPLDFGADIVVHSVTKYINGHSDVVMGVAAFNSDELKNRLSFLQNAIGAVPSAFDSWLAHRGLKTLHLRAREASRNADAVARALEASPLVIAVNYPGLDSHPHRHIAKKQHRDGLGGGMLSFRIQGGHAAAERFCQVTKIFTLAESLGGVESLVEVPSSMTHAGIPRDQREAVGIFDDLVRISCGVEDAQDLTNDVLQALEKATSAAKTNGFNGNGNGNGVNGS, encoded by the coding sequence ATGTCGGCTGCTCCTCTCAACTCGGACCCTGTGGCCACCCCACCTCGCCCTCCGTCCCCCGTCCACAGCTTCGGTACTCTCGCCGTCCACGCCGGCGCTCCACATGACCCCGCTACCGGCGCCGTGATTGAGTCCATCTCTCTGTCGACCACATTTGCTCAGTCCGCCGTTGGCAAGCCCGTTGGCGAGTATGAGTACTCCCGATCCTCCAATCCCAACCGTACCAACTTTGAGAccgctgttgctgctctcgAGCACGCCAAGTACGCCCTCGCCTTCTCCTCCGGTTccgccaccaccgccaccatcCTCCAGAGTCTCGCTGCCGGCAGCCATGTCATCTCCGTCTCCGATGTCTACGGAGGTACCCACCGATACTTCACTCAGGTCGCAAAGGCCCACGGCGTCAAGGTGACCTTCACACCAGAGATCGAGGTCGATATCAGCGAGCACATAACCCCCGATACCCGTCTGATCTGGATCGAGAGTCCCAGCAACCCTACCCTGCGCCTCGTCGATGTCCGAGCTGTTGTTTCTGAGGCCCATAAGCACGGTGTCCTCGTCGTTGTTGACAACACTTTTCTTTCCCCTTACGTCCAGAACCCCCTCGATTTCGGTGCCGACATCGTTGTCCACAGTGTCACCAAGTACATCAACGGTCATAGTGATGTGGTCATGGGGGTTGCTGCTTTCAACAGCGACGAGCTCAAGAACCGTCTGAGCTTCCTTCAGAACGCCATTGGCGCAGTTCCCTCAGCATTTGACTCCTGGCTTGCTCACCGTGGTCTGAAGACTCTGCATCTGCGAGCTCGTGAGGCCAGCCGCAACGCCGACGCTGTGGCCCGAGCTCTCGAGGCTTCTCCTCTAGTCATTGCCGTCAACTACCCGGGTCTTGACTCTCACCCTCACCGACatatcgccaagaagcagcacCGTGATGGTCTGGGTGGCGGCATGCTCTCATTCCGCATCCAGGGTGGTCACGCTGCCGCTGAGCGTTTCTGCCAAGTGACGAAGATCTTCACTCTCGCTGAGagtcttggtggtgttgagagtcTGGTCGAAGTTCCCAGCAGCATGACTCATGCCGGTATTCCTCGAGATCAGCGTGAGGCTGTCGGTATTTTCGACGACCTTGTTCGCATCAGCTGCGGTGTTGAGGACGCCCAGGACCTTACCAATGACGTTCTCCAGGCCCTCGAGAAGGCTACGTCCGCGGCCAAGACCAACGGTTTCAACGGTAATGGCAACGGCAATGGCGTCAACGGCTCCTAG